The following proteins come from a genomic window of Symbiobacterium terraclitae:
- a CDS encoding GNAT family N-acetyltransferase, producing MELWKGFPFDDPVGAERHSSYMTAFYENVYARKGDLFFHKCLFVCDAADRPVATCFAWKAYDRVTTIHWLKVRKEYEGMGIGRALLSVVMQGLQPDDFPVFLHTQPGSYRAIKLYTDFGFHLLSDPVIGTRRNDLEQCLPILKPYMPEEAYQALRVTQAPAWFPEAVRSSDVVEF from the coding sequence TTGGAGCTGTGGAAGGGCTTCCCGTTCGACGATCCGGTCGGGGCGGAGCGGCACAGCAGCTACATGACCGCCTTCTACGAGAACGTCTACGCCCGGAAAGGAGACCTGTTCTTCCACAAGTGTCTGTTCGTTTGCGACGCGGCTGACCGTCCCGTCGCAACCTGCTTCGCCTGGAAGGCCTACGACAGAGTCACGACCATCCACTGGCTCAAGGTGCGAAAGGAGTACGAGGGGATGGGGATCGGCCGGGCGCTGCTGTCTGTGGTGATGCAGGGCCTTCAGCCCGACGACTTCCCCGTCTTCCTGCACACGCAGCCTGGCAGTTACCGGGCCATCAAGCTCTACACAGACTTCGGGTTTCACCTTCTGAGCGACCCGGTGATCGGTACCAGGAGGAACGACCTGGAGCAGTGTCTGCCCATCCTCAAGCCGTACATGCCTGAGGAGGCGTACCAGGCGCTCCGGGTCACGCAGGCGCCGGCGTGGTTCCCGGAGGCTGTGCGCTCGTCCGACGTGGTTGAGTTCTAG